Proteins from a single region of Pseudomonas phenolilytica:
- a CDS encoding DUF2937 family protein: protein MLRSYLRLLVFAFGLLVGVQVPGFIDAYAQRVEAHRQEAQRGLQGFRDTAQRFFDGDLNALVEHYRASDDAVIQSDARSLEALVQRVRLLDREWQAMQQPWFVRSWHVLLGADAELRRETLAGYRYQVLLAPEAIAWGLGCALLLAWLVESVLLALSFPLRQRRRRHRLYR, encoded by the coding sequence ATGCTGAGGAGCTATCTGCGCCTGTTGGTGTTCGCCTTCGGCCTGCTGGTCGGCGTGCAGGTGCCGGGCTTCATCGACGCCTATGCGCAGCGCGTCGAGGCGCATCGGCAGGAGGCGCAGCGCGGCCTGCAGGGCTTTCGCGATACCGCGCAACGCTTCTTCGACGGCGATCTGAATGCACTGGTCGAGCACTACCGTGCCAGCGACGATGCGGTGATCCAGAGCGATGCACGCAGCCTGGAGGCGCTGGTGCAGCGCGTGCGCCTGCTGGATCGCGAATGGCAGGCCATGCAGCAGCCCTGGTTCGTGCGCAGCTGGCACGTGCTGCTCGGTGCCGATGCGGAACTGCGCCGGGAGACGCTCGCCGGCTACCGCTATCAGGTGCTGCTGGCGCCGGAGGCGATTGCCTGGGGGCTCGGATGCGCGCTGCTGCTGGCCTGGCTGGTGGAAAGCGTATTGTTGGCGCTGAGCTTTCCGCTGCGCCAGCGTCGGCGTCGCCACCGGCTGTATCGCTGA
- a CDS encoding vWA domain-containing protein: protein MLLGLFNEMRAAKVPVSVRELLDLIDALKHRVVFADMDEFYFLARTVMVKDERHFDKFDRAFGAYFNGLQNLDQHLEALIPEEWLRKEFERSLTDEERAQIQSLGGLDKLIEEFKKRLEEQKEKHSGGNKWIGTGGTSPFGSGGYNPEGIRIGDAGKRQGRAVKVWDQREYKNLDDQVELGTRNIKIALRRLRKFARQGAAEELDIDGTIDHTARDAGLLNIQMRPERRNAVKLLLLMDIGGSMDAHVKVCEELFSACRTEFKNLEFFYFHNFIYESVWKNNFRRTSERTSTLDLLHKYGPDYKVVFVGDAAMAPYEVTQPGGSVEHWNEEAGYVWMQRFMEKYRKLIWINPYPKDTWGYTASTSIIRELVEDRMYPLTLSGLEDGMRFLAK from the coding sequence ATGTTGCTTGGCCTGTTCAACGAAATGCGTGCCGCCAAGGTTCCCGTCTCGGTGCGTGAACTGCTCGACCTGATCGACGCCCTCAAACACCGCGTGGTGTTCGCCGACATGGACGAGTTCTACTTCCTCGCGCGCACCGTGATGGTCAAGGACGAGCGCCACTTCGACAAGTTCGACCGGGCCTTCGGCGCCTACTTCAACGGCCTGCAGAACCTCGACCAGCATCTGGAAGCGCTGATTCCCGAGGAATGGCTGCGCAAGGAATTCGAGCGCAGCCTGACCGACGAGGAACGCGCGCAGATCCAGTCTCTCGGCGGGCTGGACAAGCTGATCGAGGAATTCAAGAAGCGTCTCGAAGAGCAGAAGGAAAAGCACTCCGGCGGCAACAAGTGGATCGGCACCGGCGGCACCAGCCCGTTCGGCTCGGGCGGCTACAACCCGGAAGGCATCCGTATCGGCGATGCCGGCAAGCGTCAGGGCCGCGCGGTCAAGGTCTGGGACCAGCGCGAGTACAAGAACCTCGACGACCAGGTCGAGCTGGGCACACGCAACATCAAGATCGCCCTGCGCCGCCTGCGCAAGTTCGCCCGCCAGGGCGCGGCGGAAGAACTGGACATCGACGGCACCATCGACCACACCGCGCGCGACGCCGGCCTGCTCAACATCCAGATGCGTCCCGAACGACGCAACGCAGTCAAACTGCTGTTGCTGATGGATATCGGCGGCTCGATGGACGCGCACGTCAAGGTTTGCGAGGAGCTGTTCTCGGCCTGCCGCACCGAGTTCAAGAACCTGGAGTTCTTCTACTTCCACAACTTCATCTACGAGTCGGTGTGGAAGAACAACTTCCGCCGCACCTCCGAGCGCACCTCCACGCTCGACCTGCTGCACAAGTACGGCCCGGACTACAAGGTGGTGTTCGTCGGCGACGCGGCTATGGCGCCCTACGAGGTCACCCAGCCGGGCGGCAGCGTCGAGCATTGGAACGAGGAAGCCGGTTACGTGTGGATGCAGCGCTTCATGGAGAAATACCGAAAGCTCATCTGGATCAACCCTTACCCGAAGGACACCTGGGGCTATACCGCGTCCACCAGCATCATCCGCGAATTGGTGGAAGACCGTATGTATCCGCTGACCCTGAGCGGGCTGGAAGACGGCATGCGCTTTCTCGCCAAATGA
- a CDS encoding GFA family protein: MQTHTGSCLCGVVRYRIDAPIDALTHCHCKMCRKAHGAAFATYASVPLEAFHFMSGKDQLGVYHSSEHVTRTFCIRCGANLLFVDNREHEVGVAAGTLDSPLPVPAQSHIFVGSKADWYEIRDGLPQHDRDL; the protein is encoded by the coding sequence ATGCAAACGCATACCGGTAGTTGCCTGTGTGGCGTCGTGCGCTATCGCATCGACGCCCCCATCGACGCGCTGACCCACTGCCACTGCAAGATGTGCCGCAAGGCCCACGGCGCCGCCTTCGCCACCTACGCGAGCGTGCCGCTGGAGGCCTTCCACTTCATGTCCGGCAAGGATCAGCTCGGCGTCTACCACTCCTCCGAGCATGTCACGCGTACGTTCTGCATCCGCTGCGGCGCCAACCTGCTGTTCGTCGACAACCGCGAGCACGAGGTCGGCGTCGCTGCCGGCACGCTCGATTCGCCGCTGCCGGTACCTGCGCAATCGCACATCTTCGTCGGTTCCAAGGCCGACTGGTACGAGATTCGCGACGGCCTGCCCCAGCACGACCGTGATCTTTAA
- a CDS encoding AAA family ATPase, with amino-acid sequence MKFEGTQSYVATDDLKLAVNAAITLQRPLLVKGEPGTGKTMLAEQLAESFGAKLITWHIKSTTKAHQGLYEYDAVSRLRDSQLGVDKVHDVKNYIKKGKLWEAFESEERVILLIDEIDKADIEFPNDLLQELDKMEFYVYETNETIKATQRPIIIITSNNEKELPDAFLRRCFFHYIAFPDRETLQRIVDVHYPNIKQSLVSEALDVFFDVRKVPGLKKKPSTSELVDWLKLLMADNIGEAVLRERDPTRAIPPLAGALVKNEQDVMLLERLAFMSRRANSR; translated from the coding sequence CCGTCAACGCCGCCATCACCCTGCAGCGTCCGCTGCTGGTCAAGGGCGAGCCCGGCACCGGCAAGACCATGCTCGCCGAGCAGCTGGCCGAATCCTTCGGTGCCAAGCTCATCACCTGGCACATCAAATCCACCACCAAGGCGCACCAGGGCCTCTACGAATACGATGCGGTGAGCCGCCTGCGCGACTCGCAGCTGGGCGTGGACAAGGTCCACGACGTGAAGAACTACATCAAGAAGGGCAAGCTGTGGGAGGCCTTCGAGAGCGAGGAGCGGGTCATCCTGCTGATCGACGAGATCGACAAGGCCGACATCGAGTTCCCCAATGACCTGTTGCAGGAACTCGACAAGATGGAGTTCTACGTTTACGAGACCAACGAAACCATCAAGGCCACCCAGCGGCCGATCATCATCATTACCTCGAACAACGAGAAGGAGCTGCCCGACGCCTTCCTGCGCCGCTGCTTCTTCCACTACATCGCCTTCCCCGATCGCGAGACGCTGCAGCGGATCGTCGACGTGCACTACCCGAACATCAAGCAGTCGCTGGTCAGCGAGGCGCTGGACGTGTTCTTCGATGTGCGCAAGGTGCCGGGGCTGAAGAAGAAACCCTCGACCTCCGAGCTGGTCGACTGGCTGAAGCTGCTGATGGCCGACAACATCGGCGAAGCCGTGCTGCGCGAGCGCGATCCGACGCGAGCCATTCCGCCGCTGGCCGGCGCGTTGGTCAAGAACGAGCAGGACGTGATGCTGCTCGAGCGTCTAGCCTTCATGAGCCGACGCGCCAACAGCCGCTGA